A section of the Serratia liquefaciens ATCC 27592 genome encodes:
- a CDS encoding nucleotidyltransferase domain-containing protein, with protein MYDSLLDLLFSEYRRKVLNLLLMQPEQAFHVREIARRTATQAGTLHKELSKLALGGILLRQPQGKQIYYRANPDCLIFAELVAIFRKTSGVAARLRQVLSELNAELELAFIFGSIASGKATADSDIDVLIVGHLSFSEVINAFYPLQQELGREINPKLYSPAEWQMALAENSAFIQDIMSKPQLRILGGKDDVRQPDRSWPGGDTT; from the coding sequence ATGTACGACTCTTTGCTCGATCTTTTATTCAGTGAATATCGACGAAAAGTGCTAAATCTGCTGCTAATGCAGCCGGAGCAGGCATTTCATGTCCGCGAAATTGCGCGTCGGACCGCAACTCAGGCCGGTACTCTACATAAAGAGTTGAGCAAGTTGGCGCTGGGCGGCATTCTGCTAAGACAGCCCCAAGGGAAGCAGATTTATTATCGCGCTAACCCCGACTGCCTGATTTTTGCAGAGTTGGTAGCGATTTTCCGCAAAACCTCTGGGGTGGCCGCACGTTTGCGGCAGGTATTATCCGAGCTTAATGCTGAGCTTGAGCTGGCGTTTATTTTTGGTTCGATCGCCAGTGGTAAAGCGACGGCAGACAGTGACATAGACGTCCTGATCGTCGGTCACTTGTCTTTTTCTGAGGTGATCAACGCGTTTTACCCGTTACAGCAGGAACTGGGTCGAGAAATTAACCCCAAGCTGTACTCGCCGGCAGAGTGGCAAATGGCTTTGGCGGAAAACTCAGCCTTTATTCAGGATATTATGAGTAAGCCCCAGCTAAGGATTTTGGGAGGCAAGGATGACGTTAGACAACCTGATAGGTCTTGGCCTGGAGGCGATACAACCTGA
- a CDS encoding esterase-like activity of phytase family protein: MHITKTRLALLAGCMALSGNLWADAQPVSATLAGHAILAVKSSIAAPQDAPTDLQQSGKYTSGKRVTELGSVAGKSADRMTGIGLPIAGQPLQGHSGIKHMPDGTYWVLTDNGFGSKANSPDAMLYLNHYKIDFDNGTVTPLKTVFLHDPDQKVPFHIVNESTDQRYLTGSDFDPESFQFADNALWIGDEFGPYLIKADLDGKVLAVFDTKVEGKVVKSPDNPTLTLPGAPDGKQNFQVARSKGFEGMAASPDGSKLYPLLEGALWDGEKFENRDGKRYLRVLEFDVKQQAWTGRSWQYVLEDNQNAIGDFNMIDATHGLVIERDNGEGTPDKACAAGAPTDNCFSQVAKFKRVYKIAFSDANVGKPVDKLAYIDLLNIQDPNKLARKPLNNGVLTFPFFTIENVDVVDGSHIIVGNDNNFPFSSSRQPNMADDNEFILLDVKDLLKP; the protein is encoded by the coding sequence ATGCACATCACCAAAACTCGTCTGGCGCTGTTGGCTGGCTGTATGGCGCTGAGCGGTAACCTGTGGGCTGACGCCCAACCGGTGTCTGCGACGCTGGCCGGGCATGCGATACTGGCGGTAAAATCCAGTATTGCGGCGCCACAGGATGCTCCCACCGATTTGCAACAAAGCGGTAAGTACACCAGCGGCAAACGCGTGACGGAACTGGGCAGCGTGGCGGGAAAATCCGCCGATCGCATGACCGGTATCGGCCTGCCGATCGCGGGCCAACCCCTTCAGGGCCATTCCGGTATCAAGCACATGCCTGACGGCACCTACTGGGTGTTGACCGACAACGGCTTCGGCAGCAAAGCCAACTCACCGGATGCGATGCTGTACCTCAATCACTACAAAATCGACTTTGACAACGGCACGGTGACGCCACTGAAAACGGTATTCCTGCACGATCCTGACCAGAAAGTGCCGTTCCATATCGTCAATGAGAGCACCGACCAGCGTTACCTGACCGGCAGTGACTTCGACCCGGAAAGCTTCCAGTTCGCCGACAATGCCCTGTGGATCGGCGATGAATTTGGCCCTTACCTGATCAAGGCCGATCTGGACGGTAAGGTTTTGGCGGTGTTCGACACCAAGGTGGAGGGCAAGGTAGTCAAATCGCCGGATAACCCGACGCTGACCCTACCGGGTGCACCGGATGGCAAACAGAACTTCCAGGTGGCGCGTTCCAAGGGTTTTGAGGGCATGGCGGCATCGCCGGACGGCAGCAAGCTGTACCCGTTGCTTGAGGGCGCGCTGTGGGATGGCGAAAAGTTTGAAAACCGCGATGGAAAACGTTACCTGCGGGTGCTGGAATTTGACGTGAAACAGCAGGCCTGGACTGGCCGCAGCTGGCAGTACGTGCTGGAAGACAACCAGAACGCCATCGGCGATTTCAATATGATCGACGCTACCCATGGACTGGTGATTGAGCGTGATAATGGCGAAGGTACGCCGGACAAAGCTTGTGCGGCGGGTGCGCCAACCGACAACTGCTTCAGCCAGGTGGCGAAGTTCAAGCGGGTATATAAAATCGCTTTTTCTGATGCCAACGTCGGCAAACCGGTCGATAAACTGGCTTATATCGACCTGTTGAACATTCAGGACCCGAACAAGTTGGCGCGCAAACCGCTGAACAACGGTGTGCTGACCTTCCCGTTCTTCACCATTGAAAACGTCGACGTGGTGGACGGCAGTCATATTATTGTCGGTAACGACAATAACTTCCCGTTCTCCTCCAGCCGCCAGCCGAACATGGCGGATGACAATGAATTTATCCTGCTGGACGTCAAAGATCTGTTGAAGCCGTAA
- a CDS encoding nucleotidyltransferase domain-containing protein, which produces MTFCRDGFIPTVTDFSLQDAFTPVLTALVAGLPSHFPDLIHCIYLYGSVARGQATPGESDLDITLLLSRRATDAELALIEQWREDFQQHQTIVSKVDFDIGTLDEALNPANRYSWGYWLKHHCRCLWGNDVSNVLPLFRPDRRIARAVNADLRTVLEDYGVKISGGSRVAELQRLKREAARKLIRATNMLRDPDSLFWPIALDDYAEQLLARHPDKATEIDYLLAHAINNANDAEFTERMMDFLCWLERQQ; this is translated from the coding sequence ATGACCTTCTGCCGCGATGGCTTTATCCCCACGGTAACCGACTTCTCATTGCAGGATGCGTTCACGCCTGTGCTGACAGCGTTGGTCGCAGGCTTGCCGAGCCATTTCCCCGACTTGATCCACTGTATTTATCTCTATGGCAGTGTGGCACGCGGGCAAGCGACACCGGGGGAGTCCGATTTGGATATCACCTTGTTGCTGAGTCGGCGGGCTACTGACGCTGAATTGGCGCTTATTGAGCAATGGCGTGAGGATTTCCAGCAACATCAGACGATAGTCAGTAAGGTGGATTTTGATATTGGCACCCTCGATGAAGCGCTAAATCCCGCCAATCGCTATAGCTGGGGCTATTGGTTGAAACACCATTGCCGCTGTCTTTGGGGAAATGACGTAAGCAACGTATTGCCACTGTTCCGGCCAGATCGTCGTATTGCGCGGGCGGTAAATGCCGATCTGCGCACCGTGCTGGAAGATTATGGTGTGAAAATCTCGGGCGGGTCTCGGGTTGCTGAGCTGCAACGACTCAAACGCGAAGCGGCCAGAAAGCTGATCAGAGCAACTAATATGCTGCGTGATCCTGATAGCCTGTTTTGGCCGATAGCGCTTGATGATTATGCCGAGCAATTATTAGCGCGGCATCCTGATAAGGCTACAGAAATAGATTATCTGCTGGCACATGCTATCAATAATGCTAATGACGCTGAGTTTACCGAGCGAATGATGGACTTTCTTTGTTGGCTTGAACGTCAGCAATAA
- a CDS encoding LysR family transcriptional regulator, whose translation MNRYPMFNPQLLLSFVAVCDSGSFTRAADRVFLSQSTVSQQVRRLEEMLGKPLFERSSHQVLLTEEGVKLLSYARRIIALNEEAHDALTGIWRDGVLRLGMPEDFAAPTTELLAEFSRAHPHLRLDVTSGLSADLHSAYAREELDLILVKQRRSQPPRAARPEPLLWLDSLAFPAIEQSPVPLAVFPLNGLYRDDLCQALDNLGKRWRIGYSSASLAALTAASAAGLGVTLLPASCRLPSHRVLGIAEGLPPIDSIELALYYRDGAPAATPALAERLKAFCGLV comes from the coding sequence ATGAATCGCTACCCGATGTTCAATCCGCAGTTATTGCTCAGCTTTGTCGCCGTGTGCGACAGCGGTAGCTTCACCCGCGCCGCGGACCGGGTATTTTTATCGCAGTCCACCGTCAGCCAGCAGGTGCGTCGGTTGGAGGAGATGCTCGGTAAACCGCTGTTTGAGCGCTCCTCTCATCAGGTATTACTGACCGAGGAAGGCGTCAAACTGTTGAGCTATGCGCGGCGGATCATCGCGCTGAATGAAGAGGCACATGACGCCCTGACCGGTATCTGGCGCGACGGCGTACTGCGGTTGGGGATGCCGGAGGATTTCGCGGCACCGACTACGGAACTGCTGGCGGAATTCAGCCGGGCGCACCCGCACCTGCGGCTGGACGTCACCAGCGGCCTGAGCGCCGATCTGCACAGCGCCTATGCCCGTGAAGAACTGGACCTGATCCTGGTGAAACAGCGTCGTAGTCAACCTCCGCGCGCCGCCAGGCCGGAGCCGCTACTGTGGCTGGATAGCCTGGCCTTTCCGGCCATCGAACAATCCCCGGTACCGCTGGCGGTGTTCCCGCTCAATGGCCTATACCGCGATGACCTGTGCCAGGCGCTGGATAACCTTGGCAAGCGCTGGCGCATCGGCTACAGCAGTGCCAGTCTGGCGGCTCTCACCGCCGCATCCGCCGCCGGGTTGGGCGTCACGCTGTTGCCAGCGAGCTGTCGCTTGCCCAGCCACCGGGTGCTCGGCATCGCCGAAGGGTTACCGCCGATCGACAGCATCGAACTGGCGCTTTATTACCGCGACGGTGCCCCCGCCGCCACCCCGGCACTGGCCGAACGGCTGAAGGCGTTTTGCGGATTAGTGTGA
- a CDS encoding cyanate transporter — MLNHFIAPPFLRRWFNPLLWVLVLIGLNMRPLLTSIGPLLPTLRQATGLSFGGAALLTTLPVLMMGLMALAGGAINRLFSERTSVVLSLLAIGLGAAWRELAPGSTQLMLSAVLGGLGIGVIQAVMPGIIKHHFLKQMALVAGLWSAALMGGGGLGAAITPWLMSVGHDWHSALAWWAAPALVALIAWWPVSRGLARLTPSGTARGPSLWCSRRAWLLGAYFGLINGGYTSLIAWLPPYYMQLGWQPQASGSLLALMTFGQVVGALLLPALARATDRRPLLLLALIMQLAGFIGLIYLPQTLPWLWVLLSGLGLGGAFPLCLVLALDHIPHPAAAGRLVAFMQGIGFLLAGTTPYISGLLRDYSGGFVLDWQIHALLVVVLIAITWCFHPHSYRRAFAE, encoded by the coding sequence GTGTTAAATCATTTTATTGCTCCCCCTTTCTTACGCCGCTGGTTCAATCCCCTGCTGTGGGTACTGGTGCTGATTGGCTTGAATATGCGGCCGTTGCTGACGTCTATTGGCCCGCTGTTGCCGACGCTGCGCCAGGCTACCGGGCTGAGTTTTGGCGGCGCGGCCCTGCTGACCACCTTGCCGGTGTTGATGATGGGGCTGATGGCGTTGGCTGGCGGTGCCATCAACCGTTTGTTCAGTGAACGCACCAGCGTTGTCCTGAGTTTGCTGGCCATTGGCCTGGGTGCTGCCTGGCGCGAGCTGGCACCGGGCAGCACGCAGTTGATGTTGAGTGCGGTGCTGGGCGGGCTGGGAATTGGCGTTATCCAGGCGGTGATGCCCGGTATTATCAAGCATCATTTTCTCAAGCAGATGGCGTTGGTGGCCGGGCTGTGGTCGGCGGCGCTGATGGGCGGCGGTGGACTGGGGGCGGCGATTACCCCCTGGCTGATGAGTGTTGGCCATGACTGGCATAGCGCGCTGGCCTGGTGGGCAGCACCGGCGCTGGTGGCGTTGATCGCCTGGTGGCCCGTCAGCCGAGGTTTGGCACGCCTGACGCCATCCGGTACTGCTCGCGGACCGAGCTTATGGTGCAGCCGTCGCGCCTGGTTGCTCGGTGCCTATTTCGGTTTGATTAATGGCGGCTACACCAGCCTGATCGCCTGGCTCCCCCCTTATTACATGCAGCTCGGCTGGCAGCCGCAGGCCAGCGGGTCGCTATTGGCGCTGATGACCTTCGGCCAGGTCGTGGGGGCGCTGCTGTTGCCCGCCTTGGCGCGCGCTACGGACCGCCGTCCGCTGTTGTTGCTGGCGCTGATCATGCAGTTGGCAGGTTTCATCGGCCTTATCTACCTGCCGCAAACGCTGCCTTGGCTGTGGGTACTACTATCCGGCCTGGGGCTGGGCGGTGCATTCCCGCTGTGCCTGGTGCTGGCGCTCGACCATATTCCGCACCCGGCGGCGGCGGGGCGACTGGTGGCATTTATGCAGGGTATCGGCTTCCTGCTGGCGGGTACGACGCCGTACATTTCCGGCCTGTTGCGTGATTACAGCGGTGGCTTTGTGCTAGATTGGCAAATTCACGCACTGCTGGTGGTGGTGCTTATCGCCATCACCTGGTGCTTCCATCCGCACAGCTACCGGCGAGCGTTCGCCGAATAA
- the xylR gene encoding D-xylose utilization transcriptional activator XylR (D-xylose enhances binding of XylR to the xyl promoter and activates transcription.), with product MFEKRFRITLLFNANKVYDRQVVEGVGEYLQASQCDWDIFIEEDFRCRIDNIKDWLGDGVIADFDDREIEHLLHNVRVPIVGVGGSYHRDEDYPPVHYIATDNQALVEAAFSHLKEKGINRFAFYGLPSEGGKRWAQEREHAFRQRVALEQYQGVVYQGMATAPENWQYAQNRLADWVQTLPQQTGIIAVTDARARHLLQVCEHLDIAVPEKLCVIGIDNEELTRYLSRVALSSVAQGTRQMGYRAAKLLHQLLDRRELPLQRILVPPVKVIERRSTDFRSLRDPAVIQAMHYIRHHACKGIKVEQVLDAVGLSRSNLEKRFRDETGETIHHVIHQEKLDRACNLLKATSLTINEISQMCGYPSLQYFYSVFKKGYDMTPKDYRERYGEVGY from the coding sequence ATGTTCGAAAAGCGCTTTCGCATTACGTTGCTGTTCAACGCCAATAAAGTGTATGACCGCCAGGTGGTTGAGGGCGTTGGTGAGTATTTACAGGCTTCACAGTGCGATTGGGACATCTTTATCGAAGAGGATTTTCGCTGCCGTATCGACAACATCAAGGATTGGTTGGGCGATGGGGTGATTGCCGATTTCGACGACCGTGAAATCGAACATTTGCTGCATAACGTCAGGGTGCCGATCGTCGGTGTGGGCGGCTCTTATCATCGTGATGAGGATTACCCGCCGGTGCATTACATCGCCACGGATAATCAGGCGTTGGTTGAGGCGGCGTTCAGCCACCTGAAGGAAAAGGGCATTAATCGCTTTGCCTTCTACGGCTTGCCGAGCGAAGGCGGTAAACGTTGGGCGCAAGAGCGTGAACATGCTTTCCGTCAGCGGGTGGCGCTGGAGCAGTATCAGGGCGTGGTCTATCAGGGCATGGCCACTGCGCCGGAGAATTGGCAATACGCCCAGAACCGGCTGGCGGACTGGGTACAGACGCTGCCGCAGCAGACCGGCATCATCGCCGTGACTGATGCCCGGGCACGCCATCTGCTGCAGGTTTGCGAACATCTGGACATTGCGGTGCCCGAAAAGCTGTGCGTCATCGGCATCGACAATGAAGAGCTGACGCGCTACCTGTCGCGGGTGGCGCTGTCTTCCGTGGCGCAGGGCACCCGCCAGATGGGCTACCGTGCCGCCAAGCTGCTGCATCAGTTGCTCGATCGTCGTGAGCTGCCGCTGCAACGTATTCTGGTGCCGCCGGTGAAGGTGATCGAGCGTCGTTCCACCGACTTTCGTTCGCTGCGTGATCCGGCGGTGATCCAGGCCATGCATTATATTCGCCATCACGCCTGTAAGGGTATCAAGGTCGAACAGGTGCTCGATGCGGTAGGGCTGTCGCGTTCCAATCTTGAAAAACGCTTCAGAGATGAAACCGGCGAAACCATCCACCATGTAATCCATCAGGAAAAGCTGGATCGGGCCTGTAACCTGTTAAAGGCAACTTCATTGACCATCAACGAGATTTCGCAGATGTGCGGCTACCCCTCACTGCAGTATTTTTACTCGGTATTCAAGAAGGGTTACGACATGACGCCGAAAGATTACCGCGAGCGTTACGGTGAGGTCGGGTATTAG